The Euzebya sp. sequence CGGCCAGCCGGTCGCCCTCGACGCGCACGTCGCCCGCGGCGAGGACGTCGGTGAGCGGCGCGCCGAGGACCGGCAGGACGATGGGGCGGCGCATCCCCTCCTCGCCGAGGTCCACGTCGAAGGTCCCCGCGTGTGCCGAGGCGGGCCCGTGGCGCAGCAGGTCGTCCCACCAGGCGTTGTCCGGCGACGCCGCCAGGTGGTTCGGGACGATGTCGAGGATCATGCCGCGGTCCCGCGCGGCAAGGGCGGCCGCCAGCTCGCGGAGCGCCTGCTCACCGCCGAGCTGGGGGTCGACGACGTCGGGGTCGAGGATGTGGTACCCGTGCCCCGCTCCGGTGGGGACCTTCTGGATGGGGGAGAGGTACAGCCAGTCCACGCCGAGCGCGTCGACGTGGTCGACCAGGTCGACGGCGTCGGCGAGGGTGAACGCGTGGGTGAGGTGCAGGCGGTAGGTGGAGGAGGGGGTGGGCGTCGGCATGGGGTGGTCTCTCAGACGAGGTCGTCGGTGGGGCTGCCGGCGTGCGCCGGCTGTGGCAGGGCGTGGACCACGCCCGTGCGGGCGGGGATGGTCCCGTCGCCGGGGTGGCCCGGTCCGCCGTAGCGCGCGTCCGCGGTCGACAGGAGCACCTCGGGCACCGGCGCACCGCCCGGGATCGCCTCGTCGGTCAGGTTGACGGCGATGAGGACGGCCGGTGCGAGCGGGGCGGTGGCGGGCGGGTCCCGGTGGATGAACAGCACGTCGTGGTCCTCCCACCGGTCGGCGCGGACCAGCGACCGGTCGCCGGTGCCGAGTGCGGGTTGGGTGCGGCGCAGGGTCAGCAGGTCGCGCCACAGCGCCCGCCGCTGCGCCGCGGCCTCGGGGTCCACGCCGTCGCGGTCGAGGGTCGAGCGGCGGAACGTCTCGGGGTCGAGGGGGTCGGGGATCTGGCCGGCCCAGGACTCGAAGTAGTCGAACTCGGCCTTCCGCCCCTCGCGGATGGCCGCGCGGAGCTCCTCGCCGGGCATGTCGGTGAAGAACTGGAAGGGGCGGGTCTCGCCGTACTCCTCGCCCATGAACAGCATCGGCGTGTGCGGGGCGGTGCACAGCAGGGCGATGGCGGCGCGGACGGCGTCGGGATCGGCCTGGGTCGTCAGCCGGTCGCCGGCCGGGCGGTTGCCGACCTGGTCGTGGTTCTGGACGCAGGCGACCAGCCGGCGCACCGAGACCTCCGGCGGCAGCGGCGCACCCACGACCCGTCCCCGGAAGGCGCTGTGCCGGGACCCGTCGTGCACGAACCCGCTGGTCATCGCCCGGGCGAGCGCCTCGAGCGGGTCGGCGTAGTCGACGTAGTACCCGTCGAGCTCACCGGTCACCGCGACGTGGATGGCGTGGTGGAGGTCGTCGGCCCACTGCGCGTCCATCCCGAGGCCGCCGACCTCCCGGGGCCGGATGGTCTGCGGGTCGTTGCGGTCGGTCTCGGCGATCAGGTCGTAGCGCCGACCGGTCTGCTCGGCGAGCGCGGCCACCGCGTCGGACAGCTCGGCCAGCAGGTGGGTCGCCGAGCCGCGGTCGTCGAGGGCGTGGACGGCGTCGAGGCGGAGGCCGTCGACGCGGACGTCCCGCAGCCACGCGAGCGCGCTGCCGATGATGAACGACCGCACCGGCCCGCTGTCGGGCCCGTCGAGGTTCACGACCTTGCCCCAGGTCGAGGACGCCT is a genomic window containing:
- the treZ gene encoding malto-oligosyltrehalose trehalohydrolase, yielding MPAPASRHSAHPIDPTRTAFGLWAPRASSVEIVVDGDRTPMAPEGGGWWRVVTEAVHGTRYAFALDDGEPLPDPASRWLPDGVHAPAAVLDPARIAVEDRFVAPPVTGGVVYELHVGTFTAEGTFEAATHHLEELVELGVTHVEVMPVNGFDGVHGWGCDGVAWWAVHQPYGGPEGLAAFVTACHRHGLGVILDVVHNHLGPSGNHLERFGPYLQEKASSTWGKVVNLDGPDSGPVRSFIIGSALAWLRDVRVDGLRLDAVHALDDRGSATHLLAELSDAVAALAEQTGRRYDLIAETDRNDPQTIRPREVGGLGMDAQWADDLHHAIHVAVTGELDGYYVDYADPLEALARAMTSGFVHDGSRHSAFRGRVVGAPLPPEVSVRRLVACVQNHDQVGNRPAGDRLTTQADPDAVRAAIALLCTAPHTPMLFMGEEYGETRPFQFFTDMPGEELRAAIREGRKAEFDYFESWAGQIPDPLDPETFRRSTLDRDGVDPEAAAQRRALWRDLLTLRRTQPALGTGDRSLVRADRWEDHDVLFIHRDPPATAPLAPAVLIAVNLTDEAIPGGAPVPEVLLSTADARYGGPGHPGDGTIPARTGVVHALPQPAHAGSPTDDLV